One window of Dendropsophus ebraccatus isolate aDenEbr1 chromosome 13, aDenEbr1.pat, whole genome shotgun sequence genomic DNA carries:
- the MTA1 gene encoding metastasis-associated protein MTA1 isoform X3 — protein MAANMYRVGDYVYFENSSSNPYLIRRIEELNKTANGNVEAKVVCFYRRRDISSTLISLADKHAREMEEEMENPEMVDLPEKLKHQLRHRELFLSRQLESLPATHIRGKCSVTLLNETESLKSYLEREDFFFYSLVYDPQQKTLLADKGEIRVGNRYQADITDLLEEGVEDGRDQAFLETKVWEASNPLTDKQIDQFLVVARSVGTFARALDCSSSVRQPSLHMSAAAASRDITLFHAMDTLHKNCYDISKAISALVPQGGPVLCRDEMEEWSASEANLFEEALEKYGKDFTDIQQDFLPWKSLTSIIEYYYMWKTTDRYVQQKRLKAAEAESKLKQVYIPNYNKPNPNQISANSVKPAVVNGTVVQGQNMSGRACESCYTTQSYQWYSWGPPNMQCRLCASCWAYWKKYGGLKMPTRLDGERPGPNRNNMSPHGLPMRAGGSPKFAMKTRQAFYLHTTKLTRIARRICRDIFRPRYAARHPYMPINSAAIKAECTTRLPEASKTPLMLKQIVRKPLEQVLRYIEAHPCTPKPESIKNISTSINNALTPSKSSPVINNGSPTILGKRSYEQHNGMDGNMKKRLLMPSRGTKPKLTAQWEILPSKGQINPRWLSASSQEEADELD, from the exons ATTATGTTTACTTTGAAAATTCTTCAAGCAACCCGTACCTGATAAGAAGAATAGAAGAGCTCAACAAG ACTGCGAATGGAAATGTGGAGGCAAAGGTTGTGTGTTTCTATAGAAGGAGAGATATATCCAGCACGCTTATTTCTTTAGCAGACAAACATGCAA GGGAAATGGAAGAAGAAATGGAAAATCCAGAAATGGTGGATTTACCCGAAAAATTAAAGCACCAGTTACGGCACAGAGAGCTTTTTCTATCTCGGCAGCTGGAGTCCTTACCAGCAACGCACATAAG GGGCAAATGCAGCGTTACGCTGTTAAATGAAACAGAGTCCTTAAAATCTTACTTGGAAAGAGAG GATTTCTTTTTTTACTCCTTAGTATATGACCCTCAGCAGAAAACACTCCTGGCAGATAAAGGAGAAATCCGTGTGGGCAACAGATACCAAGCTGACATTACAGACCTGCTAGAAGAAG GTGTAGAAGATGGTAGAGACCAAGCTTTCCTAGAGACGAAAGTGTGGGAGGCAAGCAACCCCCTTACGGATAAACAGATAGATCAATTTTTAGTAGTAGCACG TTCTGTAGGTACATTTGCCCGTGCATTAGACTGCAGTAGCTCAGTCCGGCAGCCGAGTCTACACATGAGCGCAGCCGCGGCGTCTAGAGACATTACGTTG TTTCACGCCATGGACACGTTACACAAAAACTGTTATGATATATCTAAAGCCATTTCTGCCCTGGTACCTCAAGGAGGTCCTGTGCTCTGCCGAGATGAAATGGAGGAGTGGTCGGCTTCAGAAGCAAATCTCTTTGAAGAAGCTTTGGAAAAGTACGGCAAAGATTTTACAGACATCCAGCAGGACTTT TTACCATGGAAATCATTGACCAGCATAATAGAATATTATTATATGTGGAAAACAACGGACAGATATGTACAACAG AAACGGTTGAAAGCAGCTGAAGCAGAAAGCAAATTAAAACAAGTCTACATCCCTAACTA taaCAAACCTAATCCTAACCAGATAAGTGCAAATAGTGTCAAACCTGCAGTAGTAAATGGCACTGTGGTACAAGGCCAGAACATGAGTGGGCGAGCCTGTGAGAGCTGCTACA CTACACAATCGTATCAGTGGTATTCCTGGGGCCCTCCAAATATGCAGTGTCGCCTGTGTGCATCATGCTGGGCGTACTGGAAAAAATACGGTGGATTGAAGATGCCGACGAGGTTGGATGGAGAGAGGCCCGGTCCAAACAGGAACAATATG AGTCCACATGGCCTACCTATGAGAGCCGGTGGGAGCCCAAAATTTGCCATGAAGACGCGTCAAGCATTTTACCTACACACTACAAAGCTGACCAGGATTGCTAGGCGAATATGTCGGGACATTTTCCGCCCACGCTATGCTGCCAGACATCCTTACATGCCCATCAACAGCGCTGCTATAAAAGCAGAGT GTACAACGCGGCTTCCAGAAGCTTCTAAAACGCCATTGATGTTAAAACAGATTGTTCGAAAACCTCTAGAACAAGTCTTGAGATACATAG AGGCGCACCCTTGCACTCCCAAGCCAGAGTCAATCAAAAATATTTCCACGAGCATCAACAACGCCCTGACCCCATCTAAATCCTCTCCCGTCATCAACAACGGCTCTCCGACCATCCTGGGCAAACGCAGCTATGAGCAACATAATGGTATGGACG GCAACATGAAGAAGCGCCTGCTGATGCCTAGCAGGG
- the MTA1 gene encoding metastasis-associated protein MTA1 isoform X5, which yields MAANMYRVGDYVYFENSSSNPYLIRRIEELNKTANGNVEAKVVCFYRRRDISSTLISLADKHAREMEEEMENPEMVDLPEKLKHQLRHRELFLSRQLESLPATHIRGKCSVTLLNETESLKSYLEREDFFFYSLVYDPQQKTLLADKGEIRVGNRYQADITDLLEEGVEDGRDQAFLETKVWEASNPLTDKQIDQFLVVARSVGTFARALDCSSSVRQPSLHMSAAAASRDITLFHAMDTLHKNCYDISKAISALVPQGGPVLCRDEMEEWSASEANLFEEALEKYGKDFTDIQQDFLPWKSLTSIIEYYYMWKTTDRYVQQKRLKAAEAESKLKQVYIPNYNKPNPNQISANSVKPAVVNGTVVQGQNMSGRACESCYTTQSYQWYSWGPPNMQCRLCASCWAYWKKYGGLKMPTRLDGERPGPNRNNMSPHGLPMRAGGSPKFAMKTRQAFYLHTTKLTRIARRICRDIFRPRYAARHPYMPINSAAIKAECTTRLPEASKTPLMLKQIVRKPLEQVLRYIEAHPCTPKPESIKNISTSINNALTPSKSSPVINNGSPTILGKRSYEQHNGNMKKRLLMPSRGTKPKLTAQWEILPSKGQINPRWLSASSQEEADELD from the exons ATTATGTTTACTTTGAAAATTCTTCAAGCAACCCGTACCTGATAAGAAGAATAGAAGAGCTCAACAAG ACTGCGAATGGAAATGTGGAGGCAAAGGTTGTGTGTTTCTATAGAAGGAGAGATATATCCAGCACGCTTATTTCTTTAGCAGACAAACATGCAA GGGAAATGGAAGAAGAAATGGAAAATCCAGAAATGGTGGATTTACCCGAAAAATTAAAGCACCAGTTACGGCACAGAGAGCTTTTTCTATCTCGGCAGCTGGAGTCCTTACCAGCAACGCACATAAG GGGCAAATGCAGCGTTACGCTGTTAAATGAAACAGAGTCCTTAAAATCTTACTTGGAAAGAGAG GATTTCTTTTTTTACTCCTTAGTATATGACCCTCAGCAGAAAACACTCCTGGCAGATAAAGGAGAAATCCGTGTGGGCAACAGATACCAAGCTGACATTACAGACCTGCTAGAAGAAG GTGTAGAAGATGGTAGAGACCAAGCTTTCCTAGAGACGAAAGTGTGGGAGGCAAGCAACCCCCTTACGGATAAACAGATAGATCAATTTTTAGTAGTAGCACG TTCTGTAGGTACATTTGCCCGTGCATTAGACTGCAGTAGCTCAGTCCGGCAGCCGAGTCTACACATGAGCGCAGCCGCGGCGTCTAGAGACATTACGTTG TTTCACGCCATGGACACGTTACACAAAAACTGTTATGATATATCTAAAGCCATTTCTGCCCTGGTACCTCAAGGAGGTCCTGTGCTCTGCCGAGATGAAATGGAGGAGTGGTCGGCTTCAGAAGCAAATCTCTTTGAAGAAGCTTTGGAAAAGTACGGCAAAGATTTTACAGACATCCAGCAGGACTTT TTACCATGGAAATCATTGACCAGCATAATAGAATATTATTATATGTGGAAAACAACGGACAGATATGTACAACAG AAACGGTTGAAAGCAGCTGAAGCAGAAAGCAAATTAAAACAAGTCTACATCCCTAACTA taaCAAACCTAATCCTAACCAGATAAGTGCAAATAGTGTCAAACCTGCAGTAGTAAATGGCACTGTGGTACAAGGCCAGAACATGAGTGGGCGAGCCTGTGAGAGCTGCTACA CTACACAATCGTATCAGTGGTATTCCTGGGGCCCTCCAAATATGCAGTGTCGCCTGTGTGCATCATGCTGGGCGTACTGGAAAAAATACGGTGGATTGAAGATGCCGACGAGGTTGGATGGAGAGAGGCCCGGTCCAAACAGGAACAATATG AGTCCACATGGCCTACCTATGAGAGCCGGTGGGAGCCCAAAATTTGCCATGAAGACGCGTCAAGCATTTTACCTACACACTACAAAGCTGACCAGGATTGCTAGGCGAATATGTCGGGACATTTTCCGCCCACGCTATGCTGCCAGACATCCTTACATGCCCATCAACAGCGCTGCTATAAAAGCAGAGT GTACAACGCGGCTTCCAGAAGCTTCTAAAACGCCATTGATGTTAAAACAGATTGTTCGAAAACCTCTAGAACAAGTCTTGAGATACATAG AGGCGCACCCTTGCACTCCCAAGCCAGAGTCAATCAAAAATATTTCCACGAGCATCAACAACGCCCTGACCCCATCTAAATCCTCTCCCGTCATCAACAACGGCTCTCCGACCATCCTGGGCAAACGCAGCTATGAGCAACATAATG GCAACATGAAGAAGCGCCTGCTGATGCCTAGCAGGG
- the MTA1 gene encoding metastasis-associated protein MTA1 isoform X7, giving the protein MAANMYRVGDYVYFENSSSNPYLIRRIEELNKTANGNVEAKVVCFYRRRDISSTLISLADKHAREMEEEMENPEMVDLPEKLKHQLRHRELFLSRQLESLPATHIRGKCSVTLLNETESLKSYLEREDFFFYSLVYDPQQKTLLADKGEIRVGNRYQADITDLLEEGVEDGRDQAFLETKVWEASNPLTDKQIDQFLVVARSVGTFARALDCSSSVRQPSLHMSAAAASRDITLFHAMDTLHKNCYDISKAISALVPQGGPVLCRDEMEEWSASEANLFEEALEKYGKDFTDIQQDFLPWKSLTSIIEYYYMWKTTDRYVQQKRLKAAEAESKLKQVYIPNYNKPNPNQISANSVKPAVVNGTVVQGQNMSGRACESCYTTQSYQWYSWGPPNMQCRLCASCWAYWKKYGGLKMPTRLDGERPGPNRNNMSPHGLPMRAGGSPKFAMKTRQAFYLHTTKLTRIARRICRDIFRPRYAARHPYMPINSAAIKAECTTRLPEASKTPLMLKQIVRKPLEQVLRYIEAHPCTPKPESIKNISTSINNALTPSKSSPVINNGSPTILGKRSYEQHNGVTFSLPPQCFIPYIIHTRCELP; this is encoded by the exons ATTATGTTTACTTTGAAAATTCTTCAAGCAACCCGTACCTGATAAGAAGAATAGAAGAGCTCAACAAG ACTGCGAATGGAAATGTGGAGGCAAAGGTTGTGTGTTTCTATAGAAGGAGAGATATATCCAGCACGCTTATTTCTTTAGCAGACAAACATGCAA GGGAAATGGAAGAAGAAATGGAAAATCCAGAAATGGTGGATTTACCCGAAAAATTAAAGCACCAGTTACGGCACAGAGAGCTTTTTCTATCTCGGCAGCTGGAGTCCTTACCAGCAACGCACATAAG GGGCAAATGCAGCGTTACGCTGTTAAATGAAACAGAGTCCTTAAAATCTTACTTGGAAAGAGAG GATTTCTTTTTTTACTCCTTAGTATATGACCCTCAGCAGAAAACACTCCTGGCAGATAAAGGAGAAATCCGTGTGGGCAACAGATACCAAGCTGACATTACAGACCTGCTAGAAGAAG GTGTAGAAGATGGTAGAGACCAAGCTTTCCTAGAGACGAAAGTGTGGGAGGCAAGCAACCCCCTTACGGATAAACAGATAGATCAATTTTTAGTAGTAGCACG TTCTGTAGGTACATTTGCCCGTGCATTAGACTGCAGTAGCTCAGTCCGGCAGCCGAGTCTACACATGAGCGCAGCCGCGGCGTCTAGAGACATTACGTTG TTTCACGCCATGGACACGTTACACAAAAACTGTTATGATATATCTAAAGCCATTTCTGCCCTGGTACCTCAAGGAGGTCCTGTGCTCTGCCGAGATGAAATGGAGGAGTGGTCGGCTTCAGAAGCAAATCTCTTTGAAGAAGCTTTGGAAAAGTACGGCAAAGATTTTACAGACATCCAGCAGGACTTT TTACCATGGAAATCATTGACCAGCATAATAGAATATTATTATATGTGGAAAACAACGGACAGATATGTACAACAG AAACGGTTGAAAGCAGCTGAAGCAGAAAGCAAATTAAAACAAGTCTACATCCCTAACTA taaCAAACCTAATCCTAACCAGATAAGTGCAAATAGTGTCAAACCTGCAGTAGTAAATGGCACTGTGGTACAAGGCCAGAACATGAGTGGGCGAGCCTGTGAGAGCTGCTACA CTACACAATCGTATCAGTGGTATTCCTGGGGCCCTCCAAATATGCAGTGTCGCCTGTGTGCATCATGCTGGGCGTACTGGAAAAAATACGGTGGATTGAAGATGCCGACGAGGTTGGATGGAGAGAGGCCCGGTCCAAACAGGAACAATATG AGTCCACATGGCCTACCTATGAGAGCCGGTGGGAGCCCAAAATTTGCCATGAAGACGCGTCAAGCATTTTACCTACACACTACAAAGCTGACCAGGATTGCTAGGCGAATATGTCGGGACATTTTCCGCCCACGCTATGCTGCCAGACATCCTTACATGCCCATCAACAGCGCTGCTATAAAAGCAGAGT GTACAACGCGGCTTCCAGAAGCTTCTAAAACGCCATTGATGTTAAAACAGATTGTTCGAAAACCTCTAGAACAAGTCTTGAGATACATAG AGGCGCACCCTTGCACTCCCAAGCCAGAGTCAATCAAAAATATTTCCACGAGCATCAACAACGCCCTGACCCCATCTAAATCCTCTCCCGTCATCAACAACGGCTCTCCGACCATCCTGGGCAAACGCAGCTATGAGCAACATAATG gtgttACCTTTTCTCTCCCCCCACAATGCTTTATcccttacattatacacacacgctGTGAACTGCCATGA
- the MTA1 gene encoding metastasis-associated protein MTA1 isoform X4, producing MAANMYRVGDYVYFENSSSNPYLIRRIEELNKTANGNVEAKVVCFYRRRDISSTLISLADKHAREMEEEMENPEMVDLPEKLKHQLRHRELFLSRQLESLPATHIRGKCSVTLLNETESLKSYLEREDFFFYSLVYDPQQKTLLADKGEIRVGNRYQADITDLLEEGVEDGRDQAFLETKVWEASNPLTDKQIDQFLVVARSVGTFARALDCSSSVRQPSLHMSAAAASRDITLFHAMDTLHKNCYDISKAISALVPQGGPVLCRDEMEEWSASEANLFEEALEKYGKDFTDIQQDFLPWKSLTSIIEYYYMWKTTDRYVQQKRLKAAEAESKLKQVYIPNYNKPNPNQISANSVKPAVVNGTVVQGQNMSGRACESCYTTQSYQWYSWGPPNMQCRLCASCWAYWKKYGGLKMPTRLDGERPGPNRNNMSPHGLPMRAGGSPKFAMKTRQAFYLHTTKLTRIARRICRDIFRPRYAARHPYMPINSAAIKAECTTRLPEASKTPLMLKQIVRKPLEQVLRYIEAHPCTPKPESIKNISTSINNALTPSKSSPVINNGSPTILGKRSYEQHNGMDDYFKDRSPSKDVRLSPMDGKRTLSFLACRKEKIMKQIKQDGERKWSTF from the exons ATTATGTTTACTTTGAAAATTCTTCAAGCAACCCGTACCTGATAAGAAGAATAGAAGAGCTCAACAAG ACTGCGAATGGAAATGTGGAGGCAAAGGTTGTGTGTTTCTATAGAAGGAGAGATATATCCAGCACGCTTATTTCTTTAGCAGACAAACATGCAA GGGAAATGGAAGAAGAAATGGAAAATCCAGAAATGGTGGATTTACCCGAAAAATTAAAGCACCAGTTACGGCACAGAGAGCTTTTTCTATCTCGGCAGCTGGAGTCCTTACCAGCAACGCACATAAG GGGCAAATGCAGCGTTACGCTGTTAAATGAAACAGAGTCCTTAAAATCTTACTTGGAAAGAGAG GATTTCTTTTTTTACTCCTTAGTATATGACCCTCAGCAGAAAACACTCCTGGCAGATAAAGGAGAAATCCGTGTGGGCAACAGATACCAAGCTGACATTACAGACCTGCTAGAAGAAG GTGTAGAAGATGGTAGAGACCAAGCTTTCCTAGAGACGAAAGTGTGGGAGGCAAGCAACCCCCTTACGGATAAACAGATAGATCAATTTTTAGTAGTAGCACG TTCTGTAGGTACATTTGCCCGTGCATTAGACTGCAGTAGCTCAGTCCGGCAGCCGAGTCTACACATGAGCGCAGCCGCGGCGTCTAGAGACATTACGTTG TTTCACGCCATGGACACGTTACACAAAAACTGTTATGATATATCTAAAGCCATTTCTGCCCTGGTACCTCAAGGAGGTCCTGTGCTCTGCCGAGATGAAATGGAGGAGTGGTCGGCTTCAGAAGCAAATCTCTTTGAAGAAGCTTTGGAAAAGTACGGCAAAGATTTTACAGACATCCAGCAGGACTTT TTACCATGGAAATCATTGACCAGCATAATAGAATATTATTATATGTGGAAAACAACGGACAGATATGTACAACAG AAACGGTTGAAAGCAGCTGAAGCAGAAAGCAAATTAAAACAAGTCTACATCCCTAACTA taaCAAACCTAATCCTAACCAGATAAGTGCAAATAGTGTCAAACCTGCAGTAGTAAATGGCACTGTGGTACAAGGCCAGAACATGAGTGGGCGAGCCTGTGAGAGCTGCTACA CTACACAATCGTATCAGTGGTATTCCTGGGGCCCTCCAAATATGCAGTGTCGCCTGTGTGCATCATGCTGGGCGTACTGGAAAAAATACGGTGGATTGAAGATGCCGACGAGGTTGGATGGAGAGAGGCCCGGTCCAAACAGGAACAATATG AGTCCACATGGCCTACCTATGAGAGCCGGTGGGAGCCCAAAATTTGCCATGAAGACGCGTCAAGCATTTTACCTACACACTACAAAGCTGACCAGGATTGCTAGGCGAATATGTCGGGACATTTTCCGCCCACGCTATGCTGCCAGACATCCTTACATGCCCATCAACAGCGCTGCTATAAAAGCAGAGT GTACAACGCGGCTTCCAGAAGCTTCTAAAACGCCATTGATGTTAAAACAGATTGTTCGAAAACCTCTAGAACAAGTCTTGAGATACATAG AGGCGCACCCTTGCACTCCCAAGCCAGAGTCAATCAAAAATATTTCCACGAGCATCAACAACGCCCTGACCCCATCTAAATCCTCTCCCGTCATCAACAACGGCTCTCCGACCATCCTGGGCAAACGCAGCTATGAGCAACATAATGGTATGGACG ACTATTTTAAGGACAGATCACCGAGCAAAGATGTCCGACTAAGCCCAATGGATGGAAAGAGAACGCTGTCCTTCCTTGCATGTAGAAAGGAGAAAATAATGAAGCAGATTAAACAGGACGGGGAGAGAAAATGGAGCACCTTTTAG
- the MTA1 gene encoding metastasis-associated protein MTA1 isoform X6: MAANMYRVGDYVYFENSSSNPYLIRRIEELNKTANGNVEAKVVCFYRRRDISSTLISLADKHAREMEEEMENPEMVDLPEKLKHQLRHRELFLSRQLESLPATHIRGKCSVTLLNETESLKSYLEREDFFFYSLVYDPQQKTLLADKGEIRVGNRYQADITDLLEEGVEDGRDQAFLETKVWEASNPLTDKQIDQFLVVARSVGTFARALDCSSSVRQPSLHMSAAAASRDITLFHAMDTLHKNCYDISKAISALVPQGGPVLCRDEMEEWSASEANLFEEALEKYGKDFTDIQQDFLPWKSLTSIIEYYYMWKTTDRYVQQKRLKAAEAESKLKQVYIPNYNKPNPNQISANSVKPAVVNGTVVQGQNMSGRACESCYTTQSYQWYSWGPPNMQCRLCASCWAYWKKYGGLKMPTRLDGERPGPNRNNMSPHGLPMRAGGSPKFAMKTRQAFYLHTTKLTRIARRICRDIFRPRYAARHPYMPINSAAIKAECTTRLPEASKTPLMLKQIVRKPLEQVLRYIEAHPCTPKPESIKNISTSINNALTPSKSSPVINNGSPTILGKRSYEQHNDYFKDRSPSKDVRLSPMDGKRTLSFLACRKEKIMKQIKQDGERKWSTF, from the exons ATTATGTTTACTTTGAAAATTCTTCAAGCAACCCGTACCTGATAAGAAGAATAGAAGAGCTCAACAAG ACTGCGAATGGAAATGTGGAGGCAAAGGTTGTGTGTTTCTATAGAAGGAGAGATATATCCAGCACGCTTATTTCTTTAGCAGACAAACATGCAA GGGAAATGGAAGAAGAAATGGAAAATCCAGAAATGGTGGATTTACCCGAAAAATTAAAGCACCAGTTACGGCACAGAGAGCTTTTTCTATCTCGGCAGCTGGAGTCCTTACCAGCAACGCACATAAG GGGCAAATGCAGCGTTACGCTGTTAAATGAAACAGAGTCCTTAAAATCTTACTTGGAAAGAGAG GATTTCTTTTTTTACTCCTTAGTATATGACCCTCAGCAGAAAACACTCCTGGCAGATAAAGGAGAAATCCGTGTGGGCAACAGATACCAAGCTGACATTACAGACCTGCTAGAAGAAG GTGTAGAAGATGGTAGAGACCAAGCTTTCCTAGAGACGAAAGTGTGGGAGGCAAGCAACCCCCTTACGGATAAACAGATAGATCAATTTTTAGTAGTAGCACG TTCTGTAGGTACATTTGCCCGTGCATTAGACTGCAGTAGCTCAGTCCGGCAGCCGAGTCTACACATGAGCGCAGCCGCGGCGTCTAGAGACATTACGTTG TTTCACGCCATGGACACGTTACACAAAAACTGTTATGATATATCTAAAGCCATTTCTGCCCTGGTACCTCAAGGAGGTCCTGTGCTCTGCCGAGATGAAATGGAGGAGTGGTCGGCTTCAGAAGCAAATCTCTTTGAAGAAGCTTTGGAAAAGTACGGCAAAGATTTTACAGACATCCAGCAGGACTTT TTACCATGGAAATCATTGACCAGCATAATAGAATATTATTATATGTGGAAAACAACGGACAGATATGTACAACAG AAACGGTTGAAAGCAGCTGAAGCAGAAAGCAAATTAAAACAAGTCTACATCCCTAACTA taaCAAACCTAATCCTAACCAGATAAGTGCAAATAGTGTCAAACCTGCAGTAGTAAATGGCACTGTGGTACAAGGCCAGAACATGAGTGGGCGAGCCTGTGAGAGCTGCTACA CTACACAATCGTATCAGTGGTATTCCTGGGGCCCTCCAAATATGCAGTGTCGCCTGTGTGCATCATGCTGGGCGTACTGGAAAAAATACGGTGGATTGAAGATGCCGACGAGGTTGGATGGAGAGAGGCCCGGTCCAAACAGGAACAATATG AGTCCACATGGCCTACCTATGAGAGCCGGTGGGAGCCCAAAATTTGCCATGAAGACGCGTCAAGCATTTTACCTACACACTACAAAGCTGACCAGGATTGCTAGGCGAATATGTCGGGACATTTTCCGCCCACGCTATGCTGCCAGACATCCTTACATGCCCATCAACAGCGCTGCTATAAAAGCAGAGT GTACAACGCGGCTTCCAGAAGCTTCTAAAACGCCATTGATGTTAAAACAGATTGTTCGAAAACCTCTAGAACAAGTCTTGAGATACATAG AGGCGCACCCTTGCACTCCCAAGCCAGAGTCAATCAAAAATATTTCCACGAGCATCAACAACGCCCTGACCCCATCTAAATCCTCTCCCGTCATCAACAACGGCTCTCCGACCATCCTGGGCAAACGCAGCTATGAGCAACATAATG ACTATTTTAAGGACAGATCACCGAGCAAAGATGTCCGACTAAGCCCAATGGATGGAAAGAGAACGCTGTCCTTCCTTGCATGTAGAAAGGAGAAAATAATGAAGCAGATTAAACAGGACGGGGAGAGAAAATGGAGCACCTTTTAG